The proteins below are encoded in one region of Cololabis saira isolate AMF1-May2022 chromosome 11, fColSai1.1, whole genome shotgun sequence:
- the ttll11 gene encoding tubulin polyglutamylase TTLL11, translated as MSDYYGDVKFHLDQNKPSAGDAGKEDPEEQLHVSASPERSSSIGSFPISKQRGKSRTKQGKDETTCCVKPVSDWPLLGSAAYPSPAVINLNNPGCEQALRIKGTGKILQGKAESNGNCGSRNVQETHSREDGCVCSLKRKPVTVDISKAKTSLEALKLSIKQLKWKEFPLGRRAACDIYWHSASFHDNENIISGQVNKFPGMTEMLRKVNLSRAVRTMQELFPEEYNFYPRSWILPEEYQEFSTQVCMVKKDATVNPTFIVKPDGGSQGNGIYLIRDLSDLKLIVGSQAKRAVVQEYIQTPLLIDKLKFDIRLYVLIKSLEPLEIYIAKEGLARFCTEAYQEPSQKNLSHVFMHLTNYSLNVHSGNFVHSDSQNTGSKRTLSSVLFRLAAKGVDIKRVWSDIIALVIKTVIAVVPELTVHYQADIPPGKPGPTCFQILGFDILLMKNLKPMLLEVNSNPSMRIEHEREVAPGVFEYVPSPVDEEVKVGVIRDTLRLMDPFQEKSVSSRVKGGACEDEEVDSELQSRSRDEMGNLPSLCLKQVYPKYTKQFNYLRLVERITALFIRFLGIKGNMRLGPTAFRTFIRTCKLSNFRNFSMASVDILYIDITRRWSGPAPNSKETGMGLQAFVEAFFYLAGRRFKSLVLREQTVSLLELCEAQLGPHSNEERRSLSCSRALPRTIKTQTLCLSNPQLNSAAP; from the exons ATGAGTGATTATTATGGAGATGTGAAGTTTCATCTTGACCAGAATAAGCCGTCTGCCGGGGATGCAGGGAAGGAGGACCCCGAGGAGCAGCTTCACGTCTCAGCCTCTCCAGAGCGCTCCAGCAGCATTGGATCCTTTCCCATCTCTAAACAAAGGGGTAAAAGTCGCACCAAGCAAGGGAAAGATGAGACGACTTGTTGTGTAAAACCGGTGTCGGACTGGCCATTGCTTGGCTCTGCTGCATATCCTTCTCCCGCTGTGATAAACTTGAATAATCCGGGATGTGAGCAGGCGCTTCGCATCAAGGGGACTGGGAAGATCCTGCAGGGCAAGGCGGAGAGCAATGGCAACTGTGGCTCCAGAAATGTGCAGGAAACACACAGCCGTGAGGACGGATGTGTTTGTTCACTCAAGAGAAAACCCGTGACAGTGGACATATCTAAAGCCAAAACCTCCCTAGAGGCCCTGAAGTTGAGCATCAAGCAGTTGAAGTGGAAAGAG TTTCCTCTGGGAAGACGAGCAGCCTGCGATATCTACTGGCATAGTGCATCCTTCCATGACAACGAAAATATAATCTCAGGGCAGGTCAACAAGTTTCCAG GGATGACTGAAATGCTGAGAAAGGTCAACCTGAGCAGAGCAGTGCGGACCATGCAGGAGCTCTTCCCAGAAGAATACAACTTCTATCCTCGCTCGTGGATTCTTCCCGAAGAGTACCAGGAGTTTTCCACACAG GTCTGCATGGTGAAGAAGGATGCCACAGTGAACCCCACCTTCATTGTCAAGCCAGACGGGGGCTCTCAGGGGAATGGGATCTACCTCATCCGTGACCTCAGCGATCTGAAGCTCATAGTGGGTTCACAGGCCAAGCGGGCTGTGGTGCAGGAGTACATACAGACGCCGTTACTCATCGACAAGCTTAAGTTTGATATCCGCCTCTACGTGTTGATAAAGTCCCTAGAGCCATTGGAGATCTACATTGCCAAAGAAGGTCTGGCGCGGTTTTGCACAGAGGCTTACCAG GAGCCAAGCCAGAAGAatctgagccatgtcttcatGCACCTTACTAACTACTCCCTCAACGTCCACAGTGGCAACTTTGTGCACTCAGACAGCCAGAACACGGGCAGCAAGAGAACTCTGTCCAGCGTGCTGTTCAGGTTGGCAGCGAAAGGTGTCGACATCAAGAGGGTGTGGTCGGACATCATCGCTCTTGTTATAAAGACTGTCATCGCTGTGGTGCCTGAACTCACAGTCCACTATCAAGCGGATATACCGCCTGGCAAACCAGGGCCCACATGTTTCCAG ATATTAGGTTTTGACATCCTGCTGATGAAGAACCTGAAGCCAATGTTATTAGAGGTCAACTCCAACCCCAGCATGAGAATCGAACATGAGCGGGAG GTGGCACCGGGAGTTTTTGAATATGTTCCTAGTCCAGTGGATGAAGAGGTCAAAGTGGGTGTGATCAGGGACACGCTGCGCCTCATGGACCCTTTCCAGGAGAAATCAGT GAGTTCACGAGTGAAGGGTGGTGCGTGTGAAGACGAGGAAGTGGATTCGGAGTTGCAGAGCAGGAGTCGAGATGAGATGGGAAATCTGCCGTCGCTGTGTCTGAAGCAGGTCTACCCCAAGTACACCAAACAGTTCAACTACCTTCGGCTGGTGGAGCGAATCACAGCTCTGTTCATACGCTTCCTCGGGATCAAGGGCAACATGCGCCTCGGGCCCACGGCCTTCCGGACCTTCATCAG AACTTGTAAGCTGAGCAACTTCAGGAATTTCTCCATGGCCTCAGTGGACATCCTCTACATAGATATCACACGTCGCTGGTCAGGACCAGCCCCGAACTCCAAGGAAacag GAATGGGGCTGCAGGCGTTTGTGGAAGCCTTTTTCTACCTGGCAGGCCGAAGGTTCAAATCCCTGGTGCTGAGGGAGCAGACGGTGTCCTTGCTGGAGCTGTGCGAGGCTCAGTTGGGTCCCCACTCAAACGAAGAGAGAAGGTCTCTGAGCTGCAGCAGGGCGCTGCCCCGGACCATCAAAACCCAGACGCTGTGCCTCTCCAACCCTCAGCTGAACTCTGCAGCTCCTTAG